One segment of Prionailurus bengalensis isolate Pbe53 chromosome X, Fcat_Pben_1.1_paternal_pri, whole genome shotgun sequence DNA contains the following:
- the MAGEH1 gene encoding melanoma-associated antigen H1 has product MPRGRKSRRRRNARAAEENRNNRKIQASEASETPMASSLAPGTPEDDQSGPEEDPSTPEEASTTPEEASSTAQVQKPSVARSNFQGTKKSLLMSILALIFIMGNSAKEALVWKVLGKLGMQPGRQHSIFGDPKKVVTEEFVRRGYLIYKPVPRSSPVEYEFFWGPRAHVESSKLKVMHFVARVRNRCSKDWPCNYDWDSDDDAEVEAILNSGARGYTAP; this is encoded by the coding sequence ATGCCTCGGGGTCGGAAGAGTCGGCGCCGCCGTAACGCAAGAGCCGCGGAAGAGAACCGCAACAATCGTAAGATCCAGGCCTCAGAAGCTTCTGAGACCCCGATGGCCTCTTCTCTGGCCCCAGGCACCCCGGAGGACGACCAGAGTGGCCCTGAGGAAGACCCTAGCACTCCGGAGGAGGCCTCCACTACACCTGAGGAAGCCTCCAGCACTGCTCAAGTACAAAAGCCTTCCGTAGCCCGGAGCAATTTTCAAGGCACCAAGAAAAGTCTCCTGATGTCCATATTAGCCCTCATCTTCATCATGGGCAACAGCGCCAAGGAGGCCCTGGTCTGGAAAGTGCTTGGGAAGTTGGGGATGCAGCCTGGCCGGCAGCACAGCATCTTTGGAGATCCAAAGAAGGTCGTCACAGAGGAGTTTGTGCGCAGAGGGTACCTGATTTATAAGCCGGTGCCACGTAGCAGTCCCGTGGAGTATGAGTTCTTCTGGGGACCTAGAGCACATGTGGAATCGAGCAAGCTGAAAGTCATGCATTTTGTGGCAAGGGTGCGTAACCGATGCTCCAAGGACTGGCCATGTAATTATGATTGGGATTCCGATGATGATGCAGAAGTTGAGGCTATCCTTAATTCAGGTGCTAGGGGTTACACTGCACCTTAG